The following coding sequences are from one Sphingobium sp. Cam5-1 window:
- a CDS encoding autotransporter outer membrane beta-barrel domain-containing protein yields the protein MIGSNSVHTPIRLGLGLSVSVLALGASSSSALAQQAPTLTCPDGSAGPVCIISNSGSTGPITGTLGAAIIVNNSGAISGDPAITAGQAVVLAVNNASGGVIGGGTNAIIAPARTGIPLLSFNVTNAGTINGHVSYVEPTPSSPQNPLAGAVYYYISDGGTLNGNLQLGTGFSTANFIQRGSDDGVTGAIAAGGGIDIYTRSYSQSQSLELGTRALPATFEIEGFEVRGGATTLTLSGQGTSISLMGDGNVVNNGTINLLNTSGLYPQGVTIVPAAIGYYQQRFATFQRSNVQPGTVPLYTPTYGDALTSFTNEGTVNGDIRIATASFVNNDEINLVTSGIGSIITTSAGKDFLFRNTGTIETTFTGSRSFTTDIEREFDDGVNAAVRIRQALETTSVAGATIENSGIIGGGLDANVAADVFSFTNSGLIAGIDANGYFQRGLTLKVGALDLVLPNANDEYNADSASIINTADGEIRDGFYAAVASQNLNFENHGTITASAREGGQAMLIRTGLLQDDGPGDDDVLDIPAQNFAFTNTGAIEGAAEINIANRVASFDNSGTVTRTELAINQGEPPLFGGMSAFDVESETDESQTITFNNSGSILGQDKGGSGLVLGVEAGDAEIVGAPAASATVNIINGGTIKATGGATVTPGQFIGLGQNTAYVSQTAALGVDIESSGAGTVHIENLEGGVIQAGGGLTAVVGAQVQGLPQPFWVYSPIANTEGSHSVAVAVAAKTINIVNSGTIQGGAGTNYFPNRPIVDNAIGQPNGYLAGAIHTSGDQLDDESGYLPSTDHVTNSATGVIIGSIDLNAGDDRIDNAGQISGDIYVREGNDAITNAGTITGTVRMGEGNDSFTHLLSSAVLNGTVDGGAGEDILSFDITGTTYTGSIDPSLRQLFTSFEVEKIIGTGKVVVQQTVEVSSGGELNLTQGSSIVVAPGETAISGGSQSVSISNSGEVVGNVDLGEGNNLLTNASGGSITGNIITGNGANTISNQGGTINGNVLAGSGTDSLVNSGAISGNVDLGAGADILTIGTGGSFGGTVAAGSGTDVLAFSTDSTYAAQTTINGSAFTGFEQVNNTAGVNSFTGDLNVEAVNVSGGRLIGQAGSTLTGSVDVTSGGTFGTAGTVSGDVTIGTGGTLSPGASPAIMTINGNLTIANGTTTTFEFVPVGQSDQIVVNGGSVTIGDNTTVNLTGSLTPGASRDLIVVNGGGAITGDFDIVNRDPGIVGVLRNNGATLQLLGTFVAPTGISLQANAAVDYVNELLVAGTARTALISAVPVLLSGGTANAAAFGQLTPEAYASASQLGVEQGLVLAKAGRAGLAATTRETTGLFSFAQVLGDWRTLKGRGSVGTSSAKSHSYGLVGGIGFGSANASVGAFIGHIDSRQTIARLGARTNADGLVAGLSGHFLSGGFDGTMTIAYDWSEANTRRAVPGGTALSGDYRLRNLVLDGMVGYSIPLGNWAVRPEAGVTHISTRRGSAAETGSAAFALEVDGKKTSATFVDGAIKLKAGLGQGAMFHPWISAGLRHQLEGERSAATAGFVGNAERFMVLGAGRKETMATIGAGASYDLAAGLSLYGAYQGEFGGGHGHNVNVGVRFAF from the coding sequence ATGATCGGCAGCAATTCTGTGCACACGCCTATTCGTCTCGGTTTGGGTCTGAGTGTCAGCGTCCTTGCGCTTGGCGCCAGCAGCAGCAGCGCACTCGCACAACAGGCGCCGACCCTGACCTGCCCCGACGGCAGCGCCGGACCGGTCTGCATCATCAGCAACAGCGGCTCGACGGGACCGATCACCGGCACGCTGGGCGCAGCCATCATCGTCAACAATAGCGGCGCGATCTCCGGCGACCCAGCGATCACCGCAGGTCAGGCCGTTGTGCTCGCGGTCAACAATGCGAGCGGCGGGGTCATTGGCGGGGGTACAAACGCGATCATCGCGCCTGCCCGGACGGGCATTCCCTTGCTCAGCTTCAATGTGACCAACGCTGGCACGATCAACGGCCATGTGTCCTATGTTGAGCCCACCCCCTCCTCTCCGCAGAATCCGCTGGCTGGTGCGGTCTATTATTATATTTCCGATGGGGGCACGCTGAACGGCAATCTGCAGCTCGGCACTGGCTTTAGTACCGCCAACTTCATCCAGCGCGGTAGTGATGACGGGGTGACTGGCGCCATCGCGGCCGGTGGCGGCATCGACATCTACACCCGCAGCTACAGCCAATCACAATCACTTGAGCTGGGAACACGCGCGCTACCCGCAACCTTCGAAATCGAAGGGTTCGAGGTGCGAGGCGGTGCTACCACGCTGACCCTCTCAGGACAGGGAACATCGATCAGCTTGATGGGCGATGGCAATGTCGTGAACAACGGCACGATAAACCTGCTCAACACGTCTGGCCTCTACCCTCAAGGCGTGACTATCGTTCCCGCCGCGATCGGCTATTATCAGCAGCGCTTCGCGACCTTCCAGCGCTCCAATGTGCAGCCGGGAACTGTTCCACTTTACACGCCGACCTATGGCGATGCGCTAACAAGCTTCACCAATGAAGGCACAGTCAATGGCGACATCCGCATCGCCACCGCCAGCTTCGTCAACAATGATGAGATCAACCTGGTCACCAGCGGCATTGGTTCGATCATCACGACTTCGGCAGGGAAGGATTTCCTTTTCCGCAATACAGGCACGATCGAGACGACGTTCACCGGCTCGCGCTCCTTCACCACGGATATCGAACGGGAATTTGATGACGGCGTAAATGCCGCGGTTCGCATACGGCAGGCGCTGGAAACCACCAGCGTGGCGGGGGCGACGATCGAAAATAGCGGCATCATAGGCGGCGGCCTGGATGCAAATGTTGCAGCGGATGTCTTCTCCTTCACCAACAGCGGCTTGATCGCGGGTATCGATGCCAACGGATATTTTCAGCGTGGCCTGACGCTGAAGGTTGGTGCGTTGGACCTGGTGCTGCCGAATGCCAACGATGAATATAATGCGGACAGCGCGTCCATCATCAACACGGCGGATGGCGAGATCAGGGATGGCTTCTATGCTGCGGTCGCCTCTCAAAACCTCAATTTCGAGAATCACGGCACAATAACGGCCTCCGCGCGAGAAGGCGGTCAGGCAATGCTCATCCGCACCGGTCTGTTGCAGGATGATGGCCCGGGCGATGATGATGTGTTGGACATCCCTGCCCAGAACTTTGCTTTCACCAACACCGGGGCAATCGAAGGCGCGGCCGAGATCAATATCGCCAACAGAGTGGCGAGCTTTGACAATAGCGGCACCGTGACTCGTACCGAGCTTGCCATCAATCAGGGCGAACCCCCGCTGTTTGGCGGCATGTCCGCTTTCGACGTGGAGTCCGAGACCGATGAAAGCCAGACGATCACGTTTAACAACAGCGGCAGCATACTTGGCCAGGACAAGGGCGGTTCGGGCCTTGTCCTCGGAGTAGAGGCTGGCGACGCCGAAATCGTGGGCGCTCCGGCCGCCAGTGCGACCGTGAACATCATCAACGGCGGTACGATCAAGGCAACCGGGGGTGCAACGGTCACACCCGGTCAATTTATCGGCCTGGGACAGAACACGGCCTATGTATCGCAGACCGCCGCTCTGGGCGTGGACATTGAAAGTAGCGGCGCTGGCACCGTACACATCGAGAATCTGGAAGGCGGCGTCATCCAGGCCGGCGGTGGGCTGACGGCCGTCGTCGGGGCGCAGGTGCAGGGGCTTCCCCAACCCTTCTGGGTCTACAGCCCGATCGCCAATACCGAGGGCAGCCATAGCGTGGCCGTGGCTGTCGCAGCCAAGACCATCAACATCGTCAACAGCGGTACCATCCAGGGTGGAGCTGGAACCAACTATTTCCCCAACAGGCCCATCGTCGACAATGCGATCGGCCAGCCCAATGGCTATCTTGCAGGGGCGATCCACACCAGCGGTGACCAGTTGGATGACGAAAGCGGTTATCTACCTTCTACCGACCATGTCACGAATAGCGCGACCGGCGTCATCATCGGCTCGATCGACCTCAATGCTGGCGATGACCGCATCGACAATGCCGGTCAGATCAGCGGCGACATCTACGTGCGTGAGGGCAATGACGCGATCACCAATGCGGGCACCATCACCGGCACGGTGCGTATGGGCGAGGGCAATGACAGCTTCACGCACCTGCTCAGCTCAGCTGTACTGAATGGAACGGTCGACGGCGGCGCTGGAGAGGACATTCTTTCCTTCGATATCACCGGTACCACCTACACCGGATCGATCGATCCGTCGCTTCGCCAGCTGTTCACAAGCTTCGAAGTCGAAAAGATCATTGGCACAGGTAAGGTCGTAGTCCAGCAGACGGTAGAGGTATCCAGCGGCGGTGAACTGAACCTCACGCAAGGGTCCAGCATCGTCGTGGCTCCTGGCGAGACAGCGATCAGCGGTGGCAGCCAAAGCGTCAGCATCTCGAATAGCGGCGAGGTTGTGGGCAATGTGGATCTTGGCGAAGGCAACAATCTTCTGACCAACGCATCCGGCGGCTCGATCACCGGCAACATCATCACCGGCAATGGCGCGAACACGATCAGCAACCAGGGTGGGACTATCAACGGGAACGTCCTGGCTGGAAGCGGCACCGATAGTCTGGTCAATAGCGGCGCCATCTCGGGCAACGTGGATCTGGGTGCGGGAGCTGACATACTGACAATCGGGACCGGTGGCAGCTTCGGGGGCACGGTTGCCGCAGGCAGCGGCACCGACGTCCTCGCCTTCAGCACCGACAGCACCTATGCGGCCCAGACCACGATCAACGGGTCAGCTTTCACAGGCTTCGAGCAGGTAAATAACACAGCTGGCGTCAACAGCTTCACCGGCGACCTCAATGTTGAGGCAGTAAATGTGTCTGGAGGCCGGCTTATCGGTCAGGCAGGATCAACCCTCACCGGATCGGTTGATGTCACCAGCGGCGGCACCTTCGGCACCGCAGGCACGGTGAGTGGCGATGTCACGATCGGTACGGGCGGCACCCTGTCGCCGGGCGCGTCCCCCGCTATCATGACGATCAACGGCAATCTGACGATCGCCAACGGCACGACCACGACGTTCGAATTCGTGCCCGTGGGCCAGAGCGATCAGATCGTCGTCAATGGCGGCTCGGTAACGATCGGCGATAATACGACCGTCAACCTGACCGGCTCGCTGACACCGGGTGCATCGCGTGATCTGATCGTGGTGAACGGCGGCGGCGCGATCACTGGTGACTTCGACATCGTCAATCGGGATCCGGGTATCGTCGGCGTGTTGCGTAACAATGGCGCCACATTGCAGCTGCTTGGAACCTTCGTTGCTCCCACCGGCATTTCGCTCCAGGCCAATGCGGCGGTTGATTATGTCAACGAATTGCTGGTCGCCGGAACAGCCAGGACAGCGCTAATCAGTGCGGTTCCGGTACTGCTGAGCGGCGGCACCGCCAATGCGGCGGCGTTCGGGCAATTGACGCCCGAAGCGTACGCCAGCGCGTCTCAGCTTGGTGTGGAACAAGGGCTGGTCCTCGCCAAGGCTGGCCGGGCCGGCCTTGCCGCAACTACGCGCGAGACCACCGGTCTCTTCAGCTTTGCACAGGTGCTCGGCGACTGGCGCACGCTCAAGGGCCGCGGCTCAGTCGGCACATCGTCGGCCAAAAGCCATAGCTATGGCCTCGTCGGCGGGATCGGCTTTGGTAGCGCAAATGCATCAGTTGGCGCCTTCATTGGTCATATCGACAGTCGCCAGACAATCGCGCGCCTGGGCGCCCGGACGAACGCCGATGGCCTCGTTGCCGGTCTCTCGGGCCACTTCCTGAGCGGTGGGTTCGACGGGACGATGACGATCGCCTATGACTGGAGCGAGGCGAACACCCGACGCGCGGTACCCGGCGGCACGGCGCTATCCGGCGACTACCGCCTGCGCAACCTGGTGCTGGACGGCATGGTCGGCTACAGCATCCCCCTGGGCAATTGGGCCGTTCGTCCTGAAGCGGGCGTGACCCATATCTCGACCCGCCGTGGATCGGCGGCCGAGACGGGTAGTGCGGCCTTCGCACTGGAGGTCGACGGCAAGAAAACGAGCGCGACCTTCGTCGATGGTGCCATCAAGCTGAAAGCCGGCCTCGGACAAGGCGCGATGTTCCACCCATGGATCTCGGCGGGGCTGCGTCATCAGCTTGAAGGCGAGCGTTCCGCCGCTACCGCTGGATTTGTTGGCAACGCCGAACGGTTCATGGTCTTGGGCGCGGGACGTAAGGAAACCATGGCAACCATCGGCGCTGGCGCCAGCTATGACCTTGCTGCAGGCCTTAGCCTCTACGGCGCCTATCAGGGCGAGTTTGGTGGCGGTCACGGTCACAACGTGAACGTTGGCGTGCGTTTCGCATTCTGA
- a CDS encoding helix-turn-helix transcriptional regulator, which produces MEDKVWALGERFAMAAIDGDEWLGALRAMAELTGSSYGQLIGFAPGEVPFNWINDIGQDEIARFVEQERGDPNINVRVRASLNDEAFVIRSEADYRAVGRGSGFDLYREMCDAYDIMDGCQTKLLEGGGRFVGLALNRSRKDGKTDAETRALFAAIAPHARRAVRMQIALENRGSALIKGALEYVGLPIFICDDAGNLKGETAEAAALLSAGRFRVMDGKLGLPHPRDDAALLKAFARRHRQPLGIETLLLHGAGKQMPMVVDICRLPSQPYRLSLASQILVIVRSGRRWHEAAPAVLRAAFGLSAAEAEVTLALARGVTRDQIAAARETSTQTVKTQIKSIFSKLGVSREMDLTAMLGDLLRR; this is translated from the coding sequence GTGGAAGACAAGGTTTGGGCGCTGGGCGAGCGTTTCGCCATGGCTGCCATTGATGGGGATGAGTGGCTTGGCGCGCTGCGGGCCATGGCCGAACTGACTGGCAGCTCTTACGGCCAGCTTATCGGTTTTGCGCCCGGTGAGGTGCCCTTCAATTGGATCAATGATATAGGTCAAGATGAGATCGCCCGCTTTGTCGAGCAGGAGCGTGGCGATCCCAATATCAACGTCCGGGTGCGCGCGTCGCTGAATGACGAGGCATTCGTTATTCGGAGCGAAGCAGATTACCGCGCGGTTGGGCGCGGTTCTGGGTTCGATCTCTATCGCGAGATGTGCGACGCCTATGACATCATGGACGGCTGCCAAACCAAGTTGCTCGAAGGAGGCGGCCGGTTTGTCGGCTTAGCCCTCAATCGCAGCCGGAAGGATGGCAAAACCGACGCCGAGACGCGCGCGCTTTTTGCCGCTATAGCGCCCCATGCGCGGCGGGCCGTCAGAATGCAGATCGCGCTTGAAAATCGCGGTTCAGCGTTGATCAAAGGCGCGCTAGAATATGTAGGTCTGCCGATCTTCATTTGCGACGATGCTGGAAATTTGAAGGGAGAAACGGCCGAAGCTGCGGCGCTGCTTTCTGCCGGACGCTTCAGGGTGATGGACGGGAAGCTCGGTCTTCCGCACCCACGTGACGACGCGGCGCTGTTGAAGGCATTCGCGCGGCGGCATCGTCAACCTCTTGGGATAGAGACGTTGCTGCTGCACGGTGCCGGCAAGCAGATGCCTATGGTGGTCGATATCTGCCGCCTTCCTTCCCAGCCGTACCGGCTGAGCCTTGCCTCGCAAATTCTGGTAATCGTCCGTTCGGGTCGGCGCTGGCATGAGGCCGCCCCTGCTGTTTTGCGGGCAGCATTTGGCCTGTCTGCTGCTGAAGCCGAGGTCACATTGGCTCTCGCTAGGGGCGTGACGCGTGATCAGATCGCCGCTGCGCGGGAAACGAGCACCCAAACCGTCAAAACCCAGATCAAATCCATTTTCTCCAAGCTTGGAGTTAGTCGGGAGATGGATCTGACGGCGATGCTCGGAGACCTGCTCCGGCGATGA
- a CDS encoding glycine cleavage system protein R: protein MDRAVILTAVGSDRPGLTRAVAEAVYAAGGNWLESHLSRLGGKYVGSVLVELPEDRMHELEAAVRGIDAMGIKIDIIAAADAEERSGLSLAIEIVGQDRPGIVREVTSALAKLDVNIDDFLTRIEGSAWSGAPLFRANVQIALPTGLSTDEVREALEAISGEIMVDFLPEPTLS, encoded by the coding sequence GTGGATCGAGCAGTCATCTTGACGGCAGTCGGTAGTGACCGACCCGGCCTGACCCGCGCAGTCGCAGAGGCGGTGTATGCTGCAGGCGGTAATTGGCTTGAGAGCCATCTCTCGCGCCTGGGTGGTAAATATGTTGGATCCGTGCTGGTTGAATTGCCCGAGGATCGGATGCACGAACTCGAAGCTGCGGTCCGCGGCATCGATGCGATGGGTATCAAGATCGACATCATCGCGGCTGCGGATGCTGAAGAACGCAGCGGGCTGTCGCTGGCCATCGAAATCGTAGGGCAGGATCGTCCTGGAATAGTTCGCGAAGTGACCTCGGCACTTGCGAAGCTCGACGTCAATATCGACGACTTCCTTACCAGGATCGAGGGAAGCGCCTGGTCTGGCGCACCGCTGTTCCGCGCCAATGTCCAGATTGCATTGCCCACGGGCCTCTCTACCGACGAGGTGCGGGAGGCACTCGAAGCCATATCTGGCGAGATCATGGTAGATTTTTTGCCCGAGCCCACTTTGAGCTAG
- a CDS encoding sensor histidine kinase, whose amino-acid sequence MAADSEANLNDGEHSVGRDAWTAAYRLAAIVESSHDAIVGKTLDGIITDWNAAAERIFGYAPAEIIGKSILTLIPVDRRAEENEIIARLKRGERIEHFETMRQRKDGALIHLSLTVSPIKAADGSIIGASKIARDITARKQTEALLAQQSDRLQTLNRIANVISRDLDLDRIVQSVTDIGTELTGAKFGAFFYNVKDSAGESYQLYTLSGAPREAFDRFGMPRNTKIFALTFAGEGVVRSDDIRTDARYGHSAPHYGMPAGHLPVVSYLAVPVTSVSGEVLGGLFFAHDEPARFTSSTENLVSAIAAQTAVAMDNARLHSAAQLEIERRRRAEDSKELLLHELKHRVKNTLATIQAVAMQTFREAPRAELNAFISRLLALSEAHDLLTQRDWEMVDVEHIVRRAVSPFAAEEGQRFDISGTKIEIPSEKALQLAMVLHELSTNAAKYGALSNLNGAVEISWNCPDDGPGQVLELQWVERGGPEATQPTRKGFGSRMIERALRGEGSGAEFDFRPEGLRFRLQLAVSDEIAPDGST is encoded by the coding sequence ATGGCTGCGGATAGCGAAGCGAATTTGAACGATGGGGAGCATTCCGTGGGGCGTGATGCCTGGACGGCTGCATACCGGCTTGCTGCGATTGTCGAGTCATCCCACGATGCGATTGTCGGCAAGACACTCGACGGGATCATCACTGACTGGAACGCTGCAGCCGAGCGCATTTTCGGCTACGCTCCTGCTGAGATCATAGGAAAGTCGATCCTGACGCTTATTCCGGTGGATCGCAGGGCCGAAGAAAACGAGATCATCGCGCGGTTGAAACGCGGCGAGCGGATCGAGCACTTTGAGACGATGCGCCAGCGCAAGGATGGCGCACTCATCCACCTCTCGCTAACCGTGTCTCCTATCAAGGCGGCAGATGGATCGATCATCGGCGCTTCCAAGATCGCTCGCGATATCACGGCGCGCAAGCAGACCGAAGCCCTTCTGGCGCAACAATCCGACCGGCTGCAGACCCTGAATCGGATTGCAAACGTGATCTCACGCGATCTCGACCTTGATCGGATTGTACAGTCGGTGACCGATATTGGCACCGAATTGACGGGCGCCAAGTTCGGCGCCTTCTTCTACAATGTCAAAGATAGCGCCGGCGAGTCTTACCAGCTCTACACTCTTTCGGGCGCACCCCGGGAGGCCTTCGACCGTTTTGGGATGCCGCGGAATACGAAAATTTTCGCGCTGACCTTCGCTGGCGAAGGGGTGGTACGGTCCGATGACATTCGCACCGATGCGCGGTACGGCCACAGCGCTCCGCACTATGGCATGCCAGCTGGCCATCTTCCTGTTGTCAGCTACCTGGCTGTGCCGGTGACTTCTGTTTCCGGCGAAGTGCTCGGCGGGCTATTCTTCGCTCATGACGAGCCGGCACGGTTCACCTCCAGCACGGAAAATCTTGTTTCTGCGATTGCCGCGCAGACGGCGGTGGCGATGGACAACGCTCGGCTACACTCGGCGGCACAACTGGAAATCGAACGCAGAAGGCGTGCAGAGGACTCGAAGGAGCTGCTCCTTCATGAATTGAAACACCGCGTGAAGAACACGCTGGCTACCATCCAAGCCGTGGCGATGCAGACGTTTCGCGAGGCACCTCGCGCTGAGCTCAATGCGTTCATTTCTCGTCTACTCGCGCTGTCTGAAGCGCATGATCTGCTCACCCAGCGCGACTGGGAGATGGTCGACGTCGAGCATATTGTTCGCCGAGCGGTCAGTCCGTTCGCCGCCGAAGAAGGTCAGCGGTTCGACATTTCCGGAACGAAGATTGAGATCCCCTCGGAGAAGGCGTTGCAGCTCGCGATGGTACTTCATGAACTCTCCACCAACGCCGCAAAATATGGGGCGCTATCCAATCTGAATGGAGCGGTGGAAATATCCTGGAATTGTCCCGATGATGGGCCTGGCCAAGTGCTAGAATTGCAATGGGTCGAACGCGGCGGTCCGGAGGCAACGCAGCCGACGCGAAAGGGGTTCGGCTCGAGAATGATTGAGCGCGCTCTTCGGGGCGAAGGTAGCGGGGCCGAGTTCGATTTTCGCCCGGAAGGATTGCGCTTCCGGCTTCAGCTTGCAGTCTCCGACGAAATAGCCCCTGACGGGTCTACTTGA
- a CDS encoding response regulator, translating to MRIVVAEDEFLIADMLVVSLEEAGHEVHEAAHGAAALKIIRDVVPDLVITDFMMPLMTGLELAEAMRADTALQCIPIVLVSGAQGAQARSRGDLFDLVLDKPYAMDRLLTAVGEFGIRGSRS from the coding sequence ATGAGAATTGTAGTGGCAGAGGATGAATTTCTGATCGCGGACATGCTCGTGGTAAGCCTTGAGGAGGCTGGACATGAAGTGCACGAGGCCGCGCATGGCGCGGCTGCGCTCAAAATCATCCGCGATGTCGTTCCCGATCTGGTCATTACCGACTTCATGATGCCCTTGATGACAGGCCTGGAACTTGCCGAGGCAATGAGAGCAGACACGGCGCTGCAATGCATCCCTATAGTCCTTGTAAGCGGCGCGCAGGGAGCGCAGGCGCGCTCCCGCGGCGACCTATTCGACCTTGTTCTCGACAAGCCCTACGCGATGGACCGGCTGCTCACTGCCGTCGGAGAGTTCGGCATTCGCGGGAGTCGTTCTTGA
- a CDS encoding ATPase domain-containing protein produces MTLLPPRFSTGIPGLDTIFGGGLIEGASYIVQGQPGAGKTILGNQIAFATAAAGKKVLYVTLLAETHDRLFQSLSTLSFFEKNQLGSNIVYVSVFQTLSKEGLGAVVDLLRKETKRQDASLIVFDGLLNARDRAETDLDVKTFVAEVQSQAAFVGCTVLFLTSARVQDDSPEHTMVDGVLELHDELVGVRTVRRLRVRKSRGSAALGGYHQYEIANGGISVFPRIEAAFDTPSVKDEPDPKPLRSGIEGFDNITGGGLPHGSITLLIGPSGCGKTSFGMNFLSAASEKEPGLHFGFYETPERLLLKANALGLDLRAHIERSVVEILWQPLTENLLDKMAYRLLDAVSARGVKRLFIDSFGGFERATVNRTRLVEFFAALTNELRAKGVTTIGTWELRDLFASEVAAPGPEISSLLDNLILMRQVEIRAEYKRVMSVLKIRDQSFQSAPQEVFIDGHGLAIKGPFEPATGISTGLAKPLEA; encoded by the coding sequence GTGACCCTGTTACCGCCCCGGTTCTCCACCGGCATCCCCGGCCTTGATACCATTTTCGGCGGTGGCCTTATTGAGGGCGCGTCCTACATTGTGCAAGGACAGCCCGGAGCAGGCAAGACGATCCTTGGAAATCAGATTGCGTTCGCCACGGCCGCTGCCGGGAAGAAGGTGCTTTACGTCACCCTGCTTGCAGAGACGCACGATCGCCTTTTTCAATCCCTGTCGACCCTGAGTTTTTTCGAGAAGAACCAGCTTGGCAGCAACATCGTCTATGTCAGTGTGTTTCAGACCCTGAGCAAGGAGGGGTTGGGAGCTGTCGTGGACCTGCTTCGCAAGGAGACCAAGCGCCAGGACGCCTCGCTGATCGTCTTCGACGGTCTTCTGAACGCTCGCGACCGCGCAGAGACTGACCTCGACGTGAAAACCTTCGTCGCCGAAGTGCAAAGCCAAGCAGCCTTCGTTGGTTGCACTGTTCTTTTCCTCACGAGCGCCAGGGTTCAAGACGATAGCCCGGAGCACACGATGGTGGATGGCGTTCTGGAGCTTCATGACGAGCTCGTCGGTGTACGCACCGTCCGACGTCTTCGTGTCCGCAAATCTCGCGGCAGCGCAGCTCTCGGCGGTTATCATCAATATGAGATCGCAAATGGCGGCATCTCGGTCTTCCCGCGGATAGAAGCTGCATTTGACACGCCGTCGGTCAAAGACGAGCCGGATCCTAAACCGCTTCGATCAGGCATCGAAGGGTTCGACAATATTACGGGCGGAGGACTTCCTCATGGCTCGATCACTTTGCTGATCGGGCCTTCCGGATGCGGGAAGACCTCGTTCGGCATGAACTTCCTTTCTGCCGCTTCGGAGAAAGAACCGGGCCTTCATTTCGGCTTTTACGAAACTCCGGAGCGCCTCTTGCTGAAGGCGAATGCACTGGGTCTTGATCTCCGCGCACATATCGAAAGAAGCGTGGTCGAAATCTTGTGGCAGCCGCTGACGGAAAACCTCCTCGACAAAATGGCCTATCGGCTTCTTGACGCCGTCTCCGCTCGCGGCGTGAAGCGCCTGTTCATCGACTCCTTCGGTGGGTTCGAGCGCGCAACTGTTAACCGGACTCGCCTTGTAGAATTTTTTGCCGCTCTGACGAACGAATTGCGGGCCAAGGGCGTTACTACTATCGGCACGTGGGAGTTGCGTGACCTTTTCGCGTCCGAGGTAGCAGCTCCCGGTCCCGAGATTTCCAGTCTGCTCGATAACTTGATACTGATGCGCCAAGTCGAGATCAGGGCCGAGTACAAGCGGGTGATGTCCGTTTTGAAGATCCGCGATCAGTCCTTTCAATCCGCACCGCAAGAGGTGTTCATCGATGGGCACGGCCTCGCGATCAAAGGTCCTTTTGAGCCCGCGACTGGGATCTCAACCGGGCTGGCCAAGCCTCTTGAGGCGTAG
- a CDS encoding hemerythrin domain-containing protein, translating into MAETKTASKSKGKPGSRTARKTQRAAAKPTDAIKLLKDEHREVKNWFKEYEKLEEEAEKQELADRICLALTVHTQIEEEIYYPAARDAIDDDDLLDEAEVEHASAKQLITEIQSMKAGDRLFDAKVTVLGEYVNHHVEEEEKEMFPESRDSDLDLKALGLQLAERKAELMAQAGK; encoded by the coding sequence ATGGCTGAGACAAAAACCGCCAGCAAATCGAAGGGGAAACCCGGTTCAAGAACAGCGCGCAAGACGCAGCGCGCAGCCGCCAAGCCGACTGATGCGATCAAGCTGCTCAAGGATGAGCATCGCGAGGTCAAAAATTGGTTCAAGGAGTATGAGAAACTCGAGGAAGAGGCGGAGAAGCAGGAGCTTGCCGACCGCATCTGCCTTGCACTCACCGTGCACACCCAGATCGAAGAGGAGATTTATTACCCTGCTGCGCGCGACGCAATCGACGACGACGATCTGCTCGACGAAGCCGAGGTCGAGCATGCCAGCGCCAAGCAGCTGATCACCGAGATACAGTCGATGAAGGCGGGCGACCGGCTGTTCGATGCGAAGGTCACCGTTCTGGGCGAATATGTGAACCATCATGTCGAAGAAGAGGAAAAGGAGATGTTCCCTGAAAGCCGTGACAGCGATCTGGACCTGAAGGCGCTCGGCCTTCAACTCGCCGAGCGGAAGGCGGAGCTGATGGCGCAAGCGGGCAAGTAA
- a CDS encoding AMP-binding protein, with protein sequence MDEAHQPLLCFCAEQDSGQPRPLTLAEMDRLVAHTAPIADAGRGGGDAASIFYTGGTTGRAKGVIMTHVNHVVNGLALWAGLGIDTSRARFLHVAPMFHVADALFVHSMTLVGGCHAIILRFDPAETMRAIERHRITDVIRCRR encoded by the coding sequence GTGGACGAGGCGCATCAGCCGCTTCTTTGTTTCTGCGCTGAGCAAGACAGCGGCCAGCCGCGGCCGCTGACGCTAGCCGAAATGGACCGGCTGGTCGCGCATACGGCCCCGATTGCCGACGCTGGGCGCGGCGGGGGCGATGCGGCGAGCATTTTCTACACTGGCGGGACGACCGGCCGTGCCAAGGGCGTGATCATGACCCACGTCAACCATGTCGTGAACGGTCTGGCGCTTTGGGCTGGGTTGGGAATCGATACGTCGCGCGCGCGGTTCTTGCACGTGGCCCCGATGTTCCACGTCGCCGACGCCCTGTTCGTCCACTCGATGACTCTCGTTGGCGGCTGTCATGCGATCATTCTGCGCTTCGATCCGGCGGAGACAATGCGCGCAATCGAGCGGCACCGGATCACCGATGTGATCCGGTGCCGACGATGA